A genomic window from Populus alba chromosome 19, ASM523922v2, whole genome shotgun sequence includes:
- the LOC118042930 gene encoding probable arabinosyltransferase ARAD1, producing MANKQLHTLSSRSRSPILLFTICLFAFSLLFLLFSLSTRHPSASPYPDTNPNLSLKPETSFVASLEHFLNHKYPRSSSSSPFPTVSEEDVSRFDDQVFSKERDRFYREPYYPLDLPIRVYVYEMPSKFTHDLLWLFRNTYRDTDNLTSNGSPVHRLIEQHSVDYWLWADLIAPESERLLKSVVRVERQEDADLFYVPFFTTISFFLLEKQQCKALYREALKWVTDQPAWKRSEGRNHIFPIHHPWSFKSVRRYVKNAIWLLPDMDSTGNWYKPGQVFLEKDLILPYVPNVNLCDTKCISESESKRSTLLYFRGRLKRNAGGKIRAKLVAELSGAKGVFIEEGTAGEGGKAAAQIGMRKSTFCLSPAGDTPSSARLFDAIVSGCIPVVVSDELELPFEGILDYRKIALFVSSSDAVQPGWLLKFLKGISLAQIRGMQRNLAKYSRHFIYSSPALPLGPEDLVWRMMAGKLVNIRLHTRRSQRVVKESRSVCACDCKRANFTVPVL from the exons ATGGCGAACAAACAACTCCATACATTATCTTCAAGATCCAGATCTCCAATCCTCCTCTTCACAATCTGTCTTTTcgctttttctcttctcttcttactcttctctctctctacccGTCACCCATCAGCCTCTCCATACCCTGACACTAACCCCAATCTCTCTCTCAAACCCGAAACCTCCTTTGTCGCTTCCCTCGAGCACTTCCTCAATCACAAATACCCgagatcctcctcctcctctccgTTTCCTACAGTTAGCGAAGAGGATGTGTCAAGATTCGACGATCAAGTGTTTTCCAAAGAGCGCGATCGATTTTACAGAGAACCCTACTACCCGTTGGATTTGCCAATTAGGGTTTACGTTTACGAGATGCCGTCAAAATTCACCCACGATTTGCTTTGGCTGTTTAGAAATACTTATAGAGACACTGATAATCTCACCTCTAATGGCAGCCCCGTCCATCGATTAATCGAACAG CATTCTGTTGATTACTGGCTTTGGGCGGATCTGATTGCGCCCGAATCGGAAAGGTTGTTGAAAAGTGTGGTGAGAGTTGAGAGGCAGGAGGATGCGGATCTGTTCTACGTGCCTTTTTTCACAACTATAAGCTTTTTCTTATTGGAGAAACAGCAATGCAAGGCGCTTTATAGG GAAGCTCTGAAGTGGGTGACAGATCAGCCTGCATGGAAACGATCGGAAGGAAGGAATCACATATTTCCTATTCATCATCCATGGTCTTTCAAATCTGTTCGTAGATATGTCAAAAATGCAATTTGGTTGTTACCAGATATGGACTCCACGGGGAACTG GTACAAACCAGGACAAGTTTTTCTGGAGAAAGACCTAATTCTTCCTTATGTCCCCAATGTGAATTTGTGTGACACCAAATGCATTTCAGAAAGTGAATCAAAGAGAAGCACCTTGCTTTACTTTCGTGGGAGGCTTAAAAGAAATGCA GGTGGGAAGATACGTGCAAAACTTGTAGCAGAACTAAGTGGTGCCAAGGGTGTGTTTATAGAGGAGGGGACAGCTGGAGAGGGAGGGAAAGCAGCAGCTCAAATTGGCATGCGCAA GTCCACTTTTTGCTTAAGTCCAGCTGGTGATACACCGTCATCTGCCAGATTATTTGATGCCATTGTCAGTGGGTGCATACCAGTTGTAGTAAGTGATGAATTAGAGTTACCTTTTGAAGGAATACTTGATTACAGAAAG ATAGCTTTATTTGTTTCTTCCAGTGATGCTGTACAACCAGGTTGGCTATTAAAATTCTTGAAGGGCATTAGCCTTGCTCAAATTCGGGGAATGCAAAGAAACCTTGCCAAG TATTCAAGGCACTTTATTTATTCCAGTCCAGCTCTACCCCTAGGACCTGAAGATTTGGTTTGGAGAATG ATGGCTGGTAAACTGGTGAACATCAGGCTTCACACACGGAGATCACAGCGTGTGGTGAAAGAGTCTAGAAGTGTATGTGCTTGTGATTGTAAACGAGCCAACTTTACAGTCCCGGTTCTTTGA